A stretch of DNA from Acipenser ruthenus chromosome 21, fAciRut3.2 maternal haplotype, whole genome shotgun sequence:
GTTTcgattacacacaaaaaaaagtaataccTTAGTGAAATGACCTACATTTTACCGGACATCAGCAAGTACACCAATACTCCATCTGGTAACCCCCAACCGCCACCTCCCCTGCTCGTAAATagtagttttgtttgtttactccTCCCCAGACATACTGCAATCTACAAAAACAGTAAACTGAAAATCATCACAGGAGGATTATTTTACCAcatttaaaaaaggtaaaaacattAAGGCATGCAAAACTGACATCCTGAAAATAAGGAAAAAAGGTATTTCTAAAATGTGGACCTTGCTGATAACCTGCAAGCCAAGTGCCGTACTCACCTGCTTTGCTATCATTCAGGGTCAGTTGGGAAGCCGAATGGACCCTCTCCAGGTTCCGAGACCGGGGCTGGGAACTGGAGTAGAAGGAGCTGGAGTGCCTCCTGCCGAAAGAGAGCTTCTTGATTCGAGGGCTCCTTCTCAAGTCAGTCTCTACaatcagaaattaaaatgaatgattgATTTGAAGAGCATTGGCTAATGGTGGGAAATGACTGGATTACAACACCTCAGTGCGCAACCTTTATTTACACAAGATGGTTTGTGCTCCCTACACCTTTGTTGCTGGGGTTTCAAGCTGCGAATATATATTGTAAGGTTATTGGCGGGTGTATGTGTGGATGTTTTCCCAGTTTAGATACCGATGGCTAGTTTCACATGCCCAGATTAGAAACAGtcctggactaccttacctaagccAGATGAAGAGCAAACTCACCTTTTTCTGGCTTCACGGGGGATTCCTCCACAATGCAGACTTCAGAAGCTGTTATTGAGTTCCTGAATcacataaaaaatacaattcactaCAGTACAAACATCAATAATGTGTTATTGGTATCACTGGCAATAATTAAGTATTTATCTTAAGACACTTatgcactaaaatacagtaatccgtcgtgtatctacctgtcacatatccgccctaaccaacctcttcagcaacgttagtttattactgaacagagaagattagttcaaatattgtagatcctaccaaagttttcgtacactgtgctgtatgtgctccgtgcgctgcaattgctggtagtgtcacgtgagctgttcaatgTGTTAATATGCAAATAAATTCTGTTTGCCTGCGGTGCATATCAGCTTGAAACtcccgtctcgatctcctgcctgtcactcagcagcaaatgcacgcatccacacggCTACTTTGTCACAAGCATCAAtatcctgtatctttctaaacaagggatttaggagagctccctaataaaagctgaatctcaaaacaataattgtgtgaatatagtaattctTACAGCTGTGGATTCAttcaaaacaggattcatttatctgcctttttacatatccgcccttactctggtcccaccgcagtcggatatgcgaccaATTACTGCAGTTAACTCTCTCATTAAGAATACCAAACAATTAagagcagtttttcttttcttttttgaagcCATGGAAACAGCCTTGGAGTTTCAGTTGTACTGACCTTCCTTTAATCTGTCTGTGCAGCAGCCTGTTTGAGACCTGCTTGTGCAGAGGTGTTTCCATGACCTTTTTAGTCAGAAGCTTGTGATTATCTGAAACTGGAAACAGTACAACATTCAGCATAAAGAGCACATACTAAAAATAAGTCACAAGAACCTTTGTATTGACAGATCCAGTTTAGCTACGTTTAGCAGATTTCTCCTTCTTTAAAGGTTGCAGAAACCACACCTTCAACAATTAACTTCAATACTGTTGTGCATTTGtatgatattatattatataacagCATGCATATAATTTTGTTCTAGAGGTAAAATGCCATGATTACCTTTCACATCTTCCTTAGACCTTGAACGCTTGTGCCTCAGTCCCTCCACAGCAGATACAGACTGGCTCCTTGGTAGCTTAGCTTTTTTAATAGAAGTGTGTGACTCTTGATTGAACAGGTTCCGGCGTACCTTTGTTACCTCTGCAGAAAGAGACATTAGTAAAAAGCACAAGTTAAGCAGGAAATACCCGTTCAATACACATTACTCTTATTAGCCAAGTTGGGGAGACATGGTCAAGTAGGAACAAGTGGGAATGGGATCGACACCCAGATTGTGTGACCCACAAGGAGCCCAGCTGGCTGCCAAGAAAAGTTACTTTGTGTGAATAACAAATAACTTGAAATACTCACCTTGTACTACTTCTTTGGGTGGTGGTGGTTCAGGACAAGGTAGCTCCACAGCAAAAGAAAGACGAGACTTAACGCTTTCCTAATAAATAAGACAAAATCAGCAATATTAAAACCTGTTCCGcgcattttgtttgtttacaaatgaTCTTTTGAAAAGTATATTGCAGGATTTTCCCAtaaagtaccccccccccccagtcttgATTTACCCTTCTTGTAGACTtcttgggcatttcaatttgccGTAAACTCTGAGATGCATCACTCATGCTTCGATGACGAGTCAGCATACCACtcctaaagaataaataaaatagtataggtagtatttcaaacacatttaaaaaggtaCACGCATACATCGATAAATATCTATTCTACAGAACACATTATACCTGCAAGTTCAGATAAAGgtgtaatatttaaacaaaacaaaaaatacctaGGCCACACTGCATATACACCTCTGGCTACACAGTTTCCATGTTCTGCACTTTATTCCACTTTCTTGGGGGCAGTCTCACCTTTTTTTCTCGGCTGATCTGGTGCGCAGGTTTTCAAGACGCTCCCCCCCAGCTGAGGATGTACTGGGGGCTGCCAAAAGCTGTGAAGCAGCTGGAGAGTTGCTCTCCTGTGTCATTGACTCATCGCTGAAGAAATCTGAAGGAAGAACCGAAGCCAACTTTTCAGGCAGCTGTGTGCCAAGACTGGAGTACATATCCCCAAGGATCGTTGGAACGGTGTTGATGTAcctgcaaaagaaaaataatcctTGCCTGTTAAGGTTTTAGTTCCTTCTGGATGGTACAATCACACGGATATGTATTACTACTCTTATCTAGggtatatttacagtttacataCAGACCATGCAGTGTTACCAGTCTACACCACTTTAACCAACACGTCCAAATAGATGCATATATGTAAATTAAGCAGTTAAAGACTTACACTATAAGGATCTCTTCTTCCAGGAACTTAGTGAGGTAAGATGGGTCTTTAGTCAAGGAGATAATGCGCAGCATATCTGTAATCTGGATTTACAGAAAAAACAGTGAATACTATgtgaccaaaaacatttcacaggTTCAAAACCAGCCAAGTTAAAATGAAGTCAGCCAGATAGACACAGGGTCTACAAACAACTTCCAATCTGAAAAGCAAGAAGtgtgaaatacacatttttttacttCTCTCGTCAGCCACAAGATGTCAGTTATGACCCACTATTTACTAATTGAAGTAACTAAAGATTGAGACACAGTAGAAAGTCAAATACAATCTAACTGGCACTGTAGGTAGTATGGATTTATAGAACAAACACATTCATGCATTTGGTTTAAaatttcacataaaatgtaacaGTACTGCATGTGTaatataaataaaaggaaaatggCAATGCAATTGACAATTCACCTGCATTTTTTCAGTTCTATTTTGAACTTACTGaatgaaagttatttaaaacgtgttattatgtttctttattgtaatacagtgagtaaaacaaaagaaactttCTTCAGTTTTACTTGCCTCCTCTACCAGTTGTTCCAGGCCGTCCGTGTCAGTCTGAACAGAGGGGCACTGGAGACACATCTCCAAACGCAGCACAACCTGCAGCTGGCACCTGGACAGTAACCACAATACAAGCATTACATCTCCAATCAAAGTCCAAAAGGAAACCGTGCCTGTTTACTTCAGGTGAACCCTGTTTGTCCACGATGACCACCTGGTTTGCATCACCTTGCatgtcagtttctttaaataaCTGACCGATATTAGtagtatgtttttgtttcatcATCATTCTTGGTTTTGGAATAGAACCATCAAGTATTCCATGTCCAAAGGAAGACCCCAAAAAGGCTCACAGAAGAAGTGTcattaaaattaacaaaaaaatatattatatatatatatatatattatatatatatataggaggctgtgtggtccagtggttaaagaaaagggcttgtaaccaggaggtccccggttcaaatcccacctcagccactgactcactgtctgaccctgagcaagtctcttaacctccttgtgctccgtctttcgggtgagacgtaattgtaagtgactctgcagctgatgcatagttcacacaccctagtctcttggataaaggcgtctgctaaataaacaaataatatatatatatatatatatatatatatatatatatatgtaatctgTCTGGAATGTTTAAGCTGGTGTTTGTGATTTCTCTTAACTTGGTGTATCATAACACAACACATCTGTATTAatgtgttcaaataaataaactgttaataatTTATCCATAACCAATTAACACTCAATATTGTTCAATgaagaaatattaaaacaaactaaaattcaaagacaaatgtttcaacagaAGTCTTTCAATGTCTTTATAACAAAAGTCAAAATGTTTTTCTTCAAATGACTGAGAATGTTCTTAAGTTTATTTgttatgaaaataaatgcaatttaaatacagcacaaaTAAATTATAAGCCCTAGATACTCACTCGCGAACCTTTGCTTCATTGTCTTGTGCGTTTGCGTACTGTTGTCTGATCAATTTGCTGGACTTAACAAGGTTTTCCTGCACAAATTGGGCACAATTCACCTGCAATAGAGATGGAtgaaatattgattttttttcccctaagTGTATCATAAATGGGCCTCTTGCTGCCTCAGTCACATTTCATCAGTTCAAAATAAGTATTAAATATTGAGTTGAAATCGCTTACTATCCCACAATGTGTACAAATCTGACACCCGATCATTTTCTTATCCATTATAATGAAATGAATTGTTTTTGGATCTGACATCAATCCATGTCCTTTACAGCTTTATAATAAGAATATGTTTTATGCcatcattttcaagtatttaatTTGCTGTAACTTACTTCAGCATCTCCTAGGACCTCACATAAGTACAAGACATTCTCAGCGGGAGAAATATAATTGAAAAATACAATGGCAAGTGCAGCAAGAAAGAATATTAAGTGTTCCACTCAAAAGGCTATCAAATAGAGCGCCTGTATTCCCATTAATGGCATTTAGAGGTTTGAGAGGAGAGTTCTTGATAATTGGAACCCTTCCCACACACTCAAAGCTGTAATCAATATCCttcctataaaataaatatgttcagTTCACCTCCAGTTCTTGATTGTCTGTTGATTTCAGAAATGTTTCAATGAGATTAAGGGAGTTCTGGACTTGTGTAACCAGAGAGGAGTCTCGTTCGGTCACAGCCTTCTGGTAACTCTCCTTAAGATGGGACAGAAGCTCCTCTTCACTTTTAAAATCTAAGAAtgacaacacaaaaaacaaatcgTGAAAATCTCAAGAGgaaattttaatttatttataataatctcAACTCTTGACATTAATGAGGCGGCAGAACAGTTAAGAGGCTTACGTGTTGAATTGCGACCTGCCTTCCCTCCTTGCTTGTCTCCCGATCTCCTCTTTCCCTGTTTGACAGGTCTCCTCTCGCTGGGATGAGGTTCATCTGGCTGACTCTTCTGTGCCTTCACATTGAGCCGGGCCACATTCAGCATCTGGAGGGAACGGCTCATGGTCTTCATCTTCTGTCTTACTGGAGTACGGGGTCCGCCAGCTGGGATGTAAGAAAAACAaattgttataaaaataaataaataaataaataaataaataaataaataaataaataaaaaaacaacacacacacaaagactttACTAAAATAGCAGTTGGCATATCCTGCAGTGGCATGAACTTATAGCACTGGAGTAGGACTCCAGTAAAGCAATATTTGAGATGAGACAGTTATACTTACATCTTTTCCTGCCTTGCTGCTCTAAATCTTCTGACCTAGCTGTTCCTTGGTATAGTTCAGACAAACAGGCTGTTAGATCCTGTTCTGGGTTTGAGCTCGTTCCTTCATCCAGCTCATCCTCCTCAGGGGCAGCATGCAGTAACCTGCCGACAGAAACACTTCTATCAGGTAACAACATTGCATCAGTCAGTTAGACTGTTTCTCTTACTTGAACATTTTACACAGATATTGTGCATAGATCAAAATCTTGCATAGTACATGAAATACCTGATTGACTCCATCAAGTTGGAACTAACTCCTGACTGGTCAGACAGTGGGAACCATCCCTCCACAAGAGCTGATGGCCCTGGGTAGGTCAAGGACAGCTCCTGCTGTGCCCAGTCAGGGACAGGAGGGTCTTCTACAAGAGTAAgagggaaaataaaaaaatcaaataaaaatacaaaacaaacaataacgcaCTACTACTATCCCAGAGAGATGATAAAAGCactgttattttgttttgcaggACCCATTGAATAATTGTACTGCAAAACCTCACCTGAGCTGTTCTCTTGCTCGTCCTCTATGCAATCATAAACATGGTTTAAGACACTAGAGACGATGTCGGGTAAGTCTGTGGAAAGTTCGTCGCTACCCTGGGACACCAACTCGTTCAGCAAGAGGCCTCCATCAGATGTAGGTTCTGGGTAAAGTAGGGTGAGCAGAGCTGTGGTGGCAGAGAGTGGAGACAGGACCCCAGTGCAGGGAGGGAAACCTCCACTCACATCAACGCTAACAACCTGAAACAACCAAAAACAAACGGCTAATGAGTCAGTCATTTTCCAGCCGATTCTTTAAACCTATTTTACAGTCCCTTGATTAATGTACCTGTACTTTTAAATAATTACCTAAACTAAAAAAATGTCTGATACTTAAAACAACACACAATGTTATGTCTCTGCTGCTTcatagaaacacttttttttttaaagaaataaaacattcaaattaacaCTTATAATTATCACAGcacaaaatgaaaacaacttATTGTAGAAATGTGTTTCTCTTATAACTGAATATTTATGGTTATGAATAAAAGTTTAAATAAGATATACTGTAAAATAACCCACCATATGCAGACTTTGCACAGCAAGCTCCTTTAAAAGTTGTTGAAATGCAATTTTTTCTTCATCACTCCCAGCGGTTTCATTAGCCTGTTGAACTACCCAGGTGTCAGTTCTCATCGCCCTGGGTTTCAGACAGCTCCAGTCTGTAAGGGCTTCTTTCAATGTTATATTAACCGGGTTGGGCAAAGCGCTCTGTCTGCTGGACATGGACTCCAGGGAAATGCTGCAAATGATCATGTCTGCTACAAAAACAttaaccaaaggaaaaaaaaaaatcattatctgGCCATGGCTTAATTAGAGTGTGAATTTGTTAAAAAATACCTAAATACTGCAGTGTCTATGCCAACGTCAATAAACAAACATCAGCAGGGGAATTGTTTACGTATTGATCAATTACAACAACCTTGAGCTTAAGCTTAAGCTTCTGCCCTCTGTTCAATATGCCTTTGTCAACTTTGAGGGGGGTTTAATACCTGCAGAACATCATGCAGTTTCCTAAATACACTTTACCTTCTCCACAGCGCAGCAGTCCACACTGCACAGGAAAAGCAGCACGGTAGATCCGCTCTGAAGACATCAGATAATTAATGCTGGAGTCAAAGGGGAACACTGCTTCCCTTACTCCAGGCAAATGGATGAGAGAACCTCCAGTGAAGGGCAAGCACTGCATTAAGGGTGATCCTCCTGCACCATCTCTCCCCAAAAGGGATTGTCCAAGTATACCGTGAAAAGGCACTAAACTCCCACCAGCCTGTCTCAACACCTCAGATAGCACTTCATACCCAGCATGATCAGTAGATTCCATCAgctgtaataaaacacacaaaaaaaaaacgtatttagtACAAGTTTTGGCCCATGAGGGAGGTCTTTCTGCTACAATGAATCCCTTCCCTTCCCCCACAATGTGCTTTAGTGATTAATATCAGAATTTAGTTATAGTTTCtaaaacaaactattttattattgtaatatgTTGTGCTGGGGGTTATGTGCAAGGTATTTTACATATtcctaaaactgaaaaaaaaacgtgTAAGAAATGGTGTCAAAATAAAAGAGAATGAACTTCAAATAAAGATTTGTGTTTTTAGATTGTAGAAGACAGTGGAAATGTAGTGCAGAGACAGAATAGTGAACGGTTTTAAACAGTTGTCATGCGTCCTACCTTCCTGCACGCTGTAGTATCCAGCCAATGCAAAGCAACTTTATTCTGGAAAATCATCTCCTGGACAGCCCTGGGCAGGATGTCCTCCAAAACATCTTTATAAGAATCACTCCTGCCACCTGAGCACATGAACGCCTGAAGCTCTGCTGTGGAGTGCGGACATGTAGAGACGAGAAACACCACATTCTGGCTTTTCAGTGATAATTCGTCTTCTGCCAAAGCGAGGTTCGGTGGCACCTTGCTGCCAGGCAACTGCCCTCTCCTCCTGGGTCGAAGGACTGGTTTGGTCGGAGAGGTGATGTCAGGCCTGTCCCACTGAAAATCCAGCAAAGTCTCTTTCAGTGCTGTTTGGATAACCTGTGCCTTGGGTGCCAATAGTTTCCCCTTGTCCAAAGTCTCCCCTGCCTGGTTTTCTTCAAACTTAGACTGACATTCCCCTTCGAAATCCTCGAAGTTCTTGGCTTTGAGCTCCTTAAAATCGGAAGCTCGGTATATTTTGCCCCTGGCTCCACGCGAGTTGTAGAATTTGTACCCCCATTTGACCTTTTCTAAACCAAACCTGCATCCAAAATAATTGAGGATTTTCAAAACACCGTGCTTTAGGAGATTCGCCTGGGCACAAACACCACCCGAGACAGTCCTGTCTCCAGAACTCGATGTGTCGATCAGAAACACTAAATTACGAGAAACCATCTTGCAATTAGTATAACTTTGTATGCGCCTTTAAAGAAAAGGCGACACTCCATCAAGCTGCGCTCTCTCTCTATCGCCGTCTGTTTCAGACAAAAAATCAAAAACAGATGTAGCATTTGAAACAATCAAGACAGCCAGTCTActtgtatttttctgtttataaTCAATTtatattcatttgttttgttcGCGTAAGCCTTTCTCCTTTGTTACTATTTTACAGTGGCTAGTACTGGTACCGGTACTTAAAAAACACTAACATAGTTTTACCTTATAAAATACTATTCTAGTTGTATTactataatgttattattaaagtcagttttagaaacacattttcattacagtacattacaatgCGTGTTGGGATACATAACAACTACCCCCCTCAGTTAAAGTATATACATATTAATAAGCGCCGTTTATTTGTATAACGGATGTATCTGTTTTACTTTAATTGTAGCTGCCAAaagtgacaaaaaaataataatcggtTATTGTTTTCCTCAGACAAACACTTCAGCCGCCATATTTGGTTTTCTTCTTCGCTGACTCAAACACTTCGCGCTCACCACTGGATCGCCCACCCTCTCTACTCCCATTGGCTGTAATCTAGGATCCCCATTCCAATTGGATAAGAATCATACGTGCGGTCCATAGACGTCAGATGCCAGTTCGGATTGGACACATTCCATGAAAAGCGAGTCATGATTGGTACACACGTGGTGAAGAAGTTGCGTTCCACTGTCTGTGATTGGCTATATCAAATTCaacagatattttttaaaaattaaagagGTTGATTGGGACAGTAGAGGGTACTTCTGtcctgtttacatttttaaaagtattattattttcaattactAGATTGTGTTCAGAATAACGAGTTTTAGTGTTTTACAATAAACGCTACAGGGTAACAACTAACGTGTATCTATATTATTATACAACATAATACATGCcttattttcttgtttatttaaatgaacaTATATAGTTAATGTAACAGGACAGACTTTTAATGCAACCTTCAGTAATTATTTCCAAAGAATGTACCTGTTCGATACAAACGCcatttagaaaataataataataataataataatgttgcgaATGTAATTTAGGATCGCTTGAAATCAGGTTAAGGAGAGGATGAAACGAAgtacatttttcagttgtctttATTAAAAGGCATTTTAACTGCAAATTCCACATCAAACGCATTTTTACCACACAGTTTCATGACTTAATTTGTAATGTAAAACCAACTGACATCATCAAATGCATGCAACCCGTGCGTTATtacttctgtattattatttgtgttatataTTTGCAAGTTTTAATTTAGAAATGAAGCAGCGCGTGTCAGAGGAATATCTCGTAGTACCTTCGCTCCGTTTTAAAGTCAATCGGAAACTGGAAGGGTTGGAAACAGCCAAACGATACAACTAAGCGCTTGGTAGTTTTCAGAAAACCCACGAATATTACAAGTGTTTTAAAGCAATCTTCAATACAGCAAGCGGGGATATGTACGCAgtatatgatttgtttatttaaacagccCGCACGTGTGTTCATTAGGATAACCCCGAGCAGGGTTTCTACAATCACAGCGTGGTTATAACTTGAACGCGTGACGTGTACACGCCCCGATAAACCAATAATGCAATCATTGGTTTCAGGTGGTTAGTTCTGGTCTGCATCACTAAAGACGGGCGTGTCGCGATATAATGCGTTTGGGACTCCGTTGATGTTACACACACatagttgttttt
This window harbors:
- the LOC117428015 gene encoding treslin-like isoform X1, giving the protein MVSRNLVFLIDTSSSGDRTVSGGVCAQANLLKHGVLKILNYFGCRFGLEKVKWGYKFYNSRGARGKIYRASDFKELKAKNFEDFEGECQSKFEENQAGETLDKGKLLAPKAQVIQTALKETLLDFQWDRPDITSPTKPVLRPRRRGQLPGSKVPPNLALAEDELSLKSQNVVFLVSTCPHSTAELQAFMCSGGRSDSYKDVLEDILPRAVQEMIFQNKVALHWLDTTACRKLMESTDHAGYEVLSEVLRQAGGSLVPFHGILGQSLLGRDGAGGSPLMQCLPFTGGSLIHLPGVREAVFPFDSSINYLMSSERIYRAAFPVQCGLLRCGEADMIICSISLESMSSRQSALPNPVNITLKEALTDWSCLKPRAMRTDTWVVQQANETAGSDEEKIAFQQLLKELAVQSLHMVVSVDVSGGFPPCTGVLSPLSATTALLTLLYPEPTSDGGLLLNELVSQGSDELSTDLPDIVSSVLNHVYDCIEDEQENSSEDPPVPDWAQQELSLTYPGPSALVEGWFPLSDQSGVSSNLMESIRLLHAAPEEDELDEGTSSNPEQDLTACLSELYQGTARSEDLEQQGRKRSGGPRTPVRQKMKTMSRSLQMLNVARLNVKAQKSQPDEPHPSERRPVKQGKRRSGDKQGGKAGRNSTHFKSEEELLSHLKESYQKAVTERDSSLVTQVQNSLNLIETFLKSTDNQELEVNCAQFVQENLVKSSKLIRQQYANAQDNEAKVRECQLQVVLRLEMCLQCPSVQTDTDGLEQLVEEITDMLRIISLTKDPSYLTKFLEEEILIVYINTVPTILGDMYSSLGTQLPEKLASVLPSDFFSDESMTQESNSPAASQLLAAPSTSSAGGERLENLRTRSAEKKRSGMLTRHRSMSDASQSLRQIEMPKKSTRRESVKSRLSFAVELPCPEPPPPKEVVQEVTKVRRNLFNQESHTSIKKAKLPRSQSVSAVEGLRHKRSRSKEDVKVSDNHKLLTKKVMETPLHKQVSNRLLHRQIKGRNSITASEVCIVEESPVKPEKETDLRRSPRIKKLSFGRRHSSSFYSSSQPRSRNLERVHSASQLTLNDSKAGMLGIQTIRSPVRLLFGAMRSPSHSEACGSREERRAGMEEQVSEELVCQTPKKTPRKAHRKLWSPTGRGVTPRKSPRTPTRIPCQTPVMSPVLGIRSETHGSSSWKLGGSPFKSPVRRSQRLVLGTPLKDSSPGNCLRTPVKNFVESLLPARTHAKSGILQSPTRTPKKTVTWSPSPQKPRLQGQAHVAFKVPESPCNPSCHSPRMLRTPKKNGTPRKSPRTPGTPKALMTTPQKACTLQTPPRSQRITNSPATLRSCQGPCAPNSPVGTPPKQIATRTSLRISGQLGTPRKDHSLFENSPQKAGHFTPEKKPWKTSLVAPLTPRTPKASKSCTPLRNDADAGAELCGNSSPVKQPARTQQKSPLIPQRIFTRSGGTPLKGTPPKNPVRTPLKSSNDNVTPRKTLQKMGGTTLTDRLETADTTALASAFSSSPVKPNTVSKPLGGRKNREKAQLLSSSRSCGYLQQTASTDEISPPKLKRAFKSDSMGSTQTGVCKQLSGSSELSQNKASSQSDMVSVSERLDDSSQASTCTSGSFATTEEEESIEISEATILKTEDLKMNICFTRKPSRSDEVFEFSSRKPGGSSSTPGPSYGFRLTPDRQQRRAAARLRSPEEPPKFSTPRTSRTPSQRRSPATPNTPSYQVELEMQASGLHKLKFKRTDSFNAGETGVESSLKALPQGSTKTKRTGPASPLTRYPKRRDTGYASPSSLCAHGTPGKTTPGKGGVQTYICQSYTPTRHSSTPSPSGIGEAAPWTPSPQRRGRSTPESLINWPRRKKAGGAGVGNKDKWVVGVPLSKEAENLKLLEDPDLEGVCRLQDIQSLDHGDSQDSREAFGLRSRKRGSSEAFSPDEEDGQRRAKKPLLSQLEDSDITGGLYNQWGDSESLQCDNQFFIDEDFVISGVTPPSCKLRKPVSASGLLALTQSPLLYRGKTPSSNKKGYATDDESSLDTSAQKKAAAPMVGEQDMSPFNRASRQRSVNRPYSRKKLLS